From a single Drosophila sulfurigaster albostrigata strain 15112-1811.04 chromosome 3, ASM2355843v2, whole genome shotgun sequence genomic region:
- the LOC133840711 gene encoding uncharacterized protein LOC133840711, producing the protein MLPKHLDELIDNLLQWKTDKRINVPEIDIFKLLHSARGVLIGEPMLLEVDAPINVLGDLHGQFSDMLRYFDNTGHPPKTSYLFLGDYVDRGKYSVETLTLLLAYKVKFPYSMFLLRGNHESGSINQVYGFYDECKRRFTVRLWRCFVDTYNCMPVAAIISDRIFCCHGGLSPSLHELDDIRNLPRPCEVKSSGLLCDLLWADPDPLITGWAKNSRGVSFVFGADIVLQFLARFNFDIVCRAHQVVEDGYEFFAKRQLITIFSAVNYCDEYDNAGGMMCVDEFLNISMVVLKPKKLGHADVKLASIIEKAPKHMTK; encoded by the coding sequence ATGCTGCCCAAACATCTGGACGAACTTATCGATAACCTACTGCAATGGAAGACTGACAAGCGAATCAACGTGCCCGAAATTGATATATTCAAGCTGTTGCACTCGGCACGCGGCGTTCTCATTGGTGAGCCGATGCTCCTGGAGGTGGATGCACCCATAAATGTGCTCGGCGATTTGCATGGCCAGTTCTCGGATATGTTGCGATATTTCGACAATACCGGCCATCCACCAAAGACATCGTATCTGTTTCTTGGCGACTATGTGGATCGTGGCAAATACTCGGTAGAGACATTGACATTGCTTCTGGCCTACAAAGTGAAGTTTCCCTATTCGATGTTTCTGCTCCGCGGCAATCATGAATCGGGGAGCATCAATCAGGTCTATGGCTTCTACGATGAGTGCAAGCGACGCTTTACTGTGCGCCTCTGGCGTTGCTTCGTGGACACCTACAACTGCATGCCTGTGGCAGCGATAATTTCGGATCGAATCTTTTGCTGTCACGGTGGATTGAGTCCGTCCCTCCACGAGTTGGATGACATACGCAATTTGCCGCGTCCTTGTGAGGTCAAGTCAAGTGGCTTGCTCTGTGATCTGCTCTGGGCCGATCCTGATCCGCTGATCACTGGTTGGGCAAAGAACTCACGTGGCGTTAGCTTCGTGTTTGGTGCGGACATTGTGCTGCAATTTCTGGCCCGCTTCAATTTCGATATTGTCTGCCGGGCCCATCAGGTGGTCGAGGATGGTTACGAGTTCTTTGCCAAGCGGCAGCTTATCACAATTTTCTCGGCCGTAAACTATTGTGATGAATACGACAATGCTGGTGGCATGATGTGTGTGGATGAGTTTCTCAATATCTCAATGGTTGTATTGAAGCCAAAGAAATTGGGCCATGCTGATGTGAAGCTAGCTTCGATTATAGAGAAGGCACCGAAGCACATGACTAAGTAA